The following nucleotide sequence is from Streptomyces sp. NBC_00239.
GACGGCGTTGAGCATCAGCTCGACGGACATCAGCACCAGGATGGCGTTGCGGCGGGCGAGCACTCCGTAGAGGCCGGTGCAGAAGAGGAGGGCCGCGAGGACGGCGGGGTAGGCGAGGTGCATCAGCGCTGCTCCTTACCGGAGCCGTCGGTGGCCGGGCTCTTGCGGGACAGGACGATCGCGCCGACGAGCGCCGCCAACAGCAGGACGCTCAGCGCCTCGAAGGGCAGGACCCAGTGGCGGAACAGGATCTCGCCGGTGACCTTGGTGCTGCCCTGGGCGGGCCCGTCGAGGTCGATCCAGGTGGTGCGGAAGGCGTCGACGACCACCCAGACGAGCGCGCCCGCGGCGGGCAGGGCCACGGCGAGGGCGGCCGGGCGGTTGCCCGAGTCGGCGTCCGGGGACCGGCCGATGGGCGCCTTGGTGAGCATCAGGCCGAAGAGGAGGAGGACGACCACGGAACCGACGTAGATCAGTACCTGGACCCAGGCGATGAACTCCGCGGTCAGGAGGACGTACTCGACGGCGATGCCGCCGAGGGCCATGACCAGCCAGAGGGCCGCGTGGACCAGCTGCTTGGTGGTGACGGTGACCAGGGCGGCGCCGAGGGTGGCGATGCCGACGAGGACGAAGGCGATCTCGACACCGGTCGGGGAGAGGAAACCGGGGCCGGCGGTGGCGGCGAGGGTGAACGCGCTCATCGGTCGGCACCTCCCTCCGGGGCGGAGCCGGACGGGCTCTCGGGCGGGCTCGCGGGCGGGGTCTCGGCTTGGGGCTCGGCCGGGGTCGCGGCCCGGGTGGTCCCGGGTGAGGCCTCCGGCCGGGATCCCGGCTGGGCTTCCCGCTGGGCTTCCGGCCGGGCTTCCGGCCGGGCTTCCGGCTGGACTGCTGCCGCGGCGGCCGCGGCCGCGGCGGCGGCCTCCAGCTTCTCGGCGGTCTTGCGGGCGGCTGCGATCTCCTTGGGCTCCTCGGCGGCCGGGTCGAGGGCGGGCGGCGCCGGGACCGTCCACATCCACTCGCGCAGCTTGTCGCGCTCGTGGGTGAGTTCGAGGATGTCCGTCTCCGCGTACTCGAACTCCGGCGACCAGAAGAGGGCGTCGAAGGGACACACCTCGATGCAGATGCCGCAGTACATGCAGAGGGAGAAGTCGATGGCGAACCGGTCGAGGACGTTGCGGCTGCGCTCGCGGCCGCCGGGTGCGGCCGCCGGCACCGTCTCCTTGTGGGAGTCGATGTAGATGCACCAGTCGGGGCACTCGCGCGCGCACAGCATGCAGACCGTGCAGTTCTCCTCGAACAGTCCGATGACGCCGCGGCTGCGCGGCGGCAGTTCGGGCTGGACGTCGGGGTACTGGGCGGTGTGCGACCTCTTGGTCATCGTCCGCAGCGTGACGGCGAGGCCCTTGGCCAGGCCGGATCCGGGGATGGGCATTATCCGATCGCCACCTTCACGATGCCGGTGAGCGCGATCTGAGCGAGCGCGAGCGGGATGAGTGTGGTCCAGGCGAGCTTCTGGAGCTGGTCCTCGCGCAGGCGGGGGTAGGTCACCCGCAGCCAGATCACGCCGAAGGCGAGGATCGCGACCTTCAGGAGGGTCCAGACCCAGCCGAGGCCGTCGCCGCCGAAGGGGCCGTGCCAACCGCCGAGGAACAGGACGGTGGTCAGGCCGCAGAGGATGACGATGCCGGCGTACTCGGCGAGCAGGAACAGCGCGAAGCGCAGGCCGGTGTACTCGGTGTACGCGCCGAAGATGATCTCCGAGTCGGCGACCGGCATGTCGAAGGGCGGACGCTGGAGTTCGGCGAGGCCCGCGGTGAAGAAGACCAGGGCGCCGACGATCTGCCAGGGCAGCCACCACCATTCGAACGCCTCGACGATGCCGGGGAGGGACACGGTCCCGGCGGCCATGGCGACGGAGGCGGCGGCGAGCAGCATGGGCAGCTCGTACGCGAGCAGCTGGGCGGCCGTGCGCAGGCCGCCGAGCAGGGAGAACTTGTTGGCGGAGGCCCAGCCGGCCATGAGGCTGCCGAGGACTCCGACGCCCATCACGGCGAGCGCGAAGAACACGCCCGCGTCGACGACCTCGCCGACGGCGCCCTCGCCGGGGCCGATCGGGATGACGAGGAGGACCAGGAGGTAGGGCAGCAGCGCGACGGCGGGCGCGAGCTGGAAGATCCGCCGGTCGGCGTTGGCCGGGACGATGTCTTCCTTCTGCGCGAACTTCACGCCGTCGGCGACGAGCTGGGCCCAGCCGTGGAAGCCGCCTGCGTACATGGGGCCGAGGCGGCCCTGCATGTGGGCCATGACCTTGTGTTCGGTCTGCCCGATGACGAGGGGCAGCACAAGGAAGACCACGAAGACGACGATGAGTCGCAGCGCGACGTCGAGGACGTCGTTCACGCGGTGCCTCCGGTGTCGGGTTCGGGGTGGGGGTCGGTGCCGGTGCCGGTGTCCGAGTCGGTGCCGGTGTCCGAGTCGGTGCCGGTGTCCGAGTCGGCGTCCGCCGGGGCCGCCGGGGCCGCCTTCGGGCGGCGGGGCGCGGAGGTCTCGGGGGCGGCTGCCGCCTCGTCCTGTCCGGGCGCGGGCTCGGTCTCGGCGGGCGAGGCCGGTTCGACGGCGGGCTCGGCCTCGGGCTCCGCCGCGGGCGCGGCGGGCGAGGCGGTTTCGGCGGCGGGCGCCGCCGGGGCCGGTCGTTCCGCGGCCGGGGCCGCTTCGGCCGCCGGGGGCGGGGCCGGTTCGGTGGCCTCGGCCGGGGTGGGGGCGTCGTAGGCGGGGCGGGCGTGGTGCCAGGGGGCGTCCGCGCTGCGGGGAGCCGGGCGGGCGGGCTGCGCGGCCGGAGCCGGGGCGGCCTGGCTGGCCGAGCCGTCCGCGGCCGAGCGGCTGCGCCGCGGCGGACGGGCCGCGGGCGTCGCCGGGGCCCCCGCCGCGTCCGGGGTCGTCGGAACGGACGGAGCCGCTTCCGTCGACGGGCCGGATTCCGTGCCCGGGGCGGATTCCGTGGCCGGGCCGGATTCCGTGGCCGCGGCGGATTCCGTGGCTGCGGCGGATTCCGTGGCCGGGGCCGCCTGGCTGGCGGAGCCGTCCGCGGTGGTGCGGGAACGGCGCGCGGGAGCGCCCTCGGCCGTGGTGGTGCCTTCGGCCGCGGTGGCGCCGGGCGTGCCTTCGGCGGCTGCGGCGCGCGGGGTGCGGCGGGGCGGGGTGCCCTCGGCGGCGGCCGCGCGCGGGGTACGGGCGGGGGCGCCCTCGGCGGCCGGGGCGCCCTCGGCGGCCGGGGCGCCCTCGGCGGCCGGGGCGCCCTCGGCGGCCGGGGCGCCCTCGGCGGCGGCGCGCGGGGTACGGCGGGCCGGGGCGTCGCCCGCGGCGCGCGGGGTGCGGGCCGGGCGGGCCGGGGCCGGCGGGAGCTGGCCCTTCATCGGACCCCAGTCGTTGGGGTCCGGGACGCCCGGCGGCAGCATCTGGCGGCGCTTCGGGCCGCCGTGGTCCGCGCCCTCGCCCGGCTCCTTCGCGCCCGGCCACGCCTTGGCCACGCGCGCCGCGAGGACGAAGTCCTTGCGCAGCGGGTGCCCTTCGAAGTTCTCGGGGAGCAGCAGCGGGACCAGGTTCGGGTGGTCGGTGAAGGTGACGCCGAACATCTCGTACGTCTCGCGCTCGTGCCAGGCCGCGCCCGCGTAGACGGGGATGGCGGTCGGCAGCGAGGGGGCGGAGTGCGGGACGGTCGTACGGAGCAGCAGGCGGCGGACGCGGCCGCCTTCCAGGGCGGCGACGTGCGCGCACACCCGGAAGCCGGTGCCCGGTTCGTCGACCGCGCTCAGCCAGTCGAAGTAGGTGCAGCCCAGCTTGTCGCGGGCGATTTCGAGCGCGGCGATCCAGCTGCCGACGGGCACGTCGACGGTCAGCAGGTCGTAGGCGGACTCGGCGGTCGCCTCGACTCCGAAGATCTCGGTGACGTTGCCGGGGAGTTCGTCGTACTGGTTCACGGCCGGTTCTCCCCCGGGGTGTCGCCGGCGGACGGCGCCTGGTCGTCGTCGGCGGACGGCGCGGCTTCGGCGGCCGCCGCGGACGGCTCTGCCGAACCGGCGGACCCGGCCGGTGCAGCCGACCCTGCAGAGCCGCCCGGCGGGGGCGGCGGGGTGACCAGGCCGCTGGTCAGGGCGGCGACGGAAGGAGTTGCCGAGCTGTAGCGCTCTTCGAGCGACTCTCGGGCGATCTTCTCCTGGAGCTTGAGAATTCCCTGGAGCAGGGCCTCCGGGCGGGGCGGGCAGCCGGGTACGTAGACGTCGACCGGAATGATCTGGTCCACGCCCTTCGTGACGGAATACGAGTCCCAGTACGGGCCGCCGCAGTTGGAGCAGGCGCCGAAGGAAATCACGTATTTCGGCTCGGGCATCTGCTCGTAGAGCCGCTTCACGGCGGGTGCCATCTTGTCCGTGACCGTGCCGGACACGATCATCAGGTCGGCCTGCCGGGGACCGGGCGCGAACGGGATCACGCCGAGGCGGATGAAGTCGTGCCGGGCCATGGAAGCCGCGATGAACTCGATCGCGCAGCAGGCGAGCCCGAAGTTGAAGACCCACAGGCTGTAGCGGCGGCCCCAGTTGAGGACCACTTTCATCGGCTCCGGGGCGAGGCGGGAGAGCACTCCCAGCCTCTTGGGCTCGGGCAGCAGTTCCGGTGTCACGTCCATTCGAGGACGCCCTTCTTCCATGCGTAGAGCAGGCCGACGGCCAGGAAGCCCAGGAAGATGAACATCTCCACCAGGGTCGTGGCGCCGTATCCGGCGGCGGCGAACACGGTCGCCCACGGGAACAGGAAGATCGAGTCCACGGCGAAGATGACGTAGAGGAACGCGTAGACGTAGTAGCGGACCTGGGTGTGCGCCCAGCCCTCGCCGACGGGGTCCACACCGCATTCGTACGTCAGCAGCTTCTCGGGGGTCGGCACCATCGGCCGCAGCAGCCGGCCGGCGCCGAACGCCACGGCGACGAAGAGCACGCCGATCACGGCGAGTACGCCGACGACCGAATAGCTCCGGAAATATTCGGCTGCGAGCACCGTCACGGTCGAAACCGTCGGGTCGTCCGGCACGTCCGCTCCTCGCTCCCTGCCCTGTCCACGATCGTTACGGACGGGAGTCTAGGGCCTGCCTCACACGGGGTGGGGTTATCCCCCGTTCACCGTCCCCTGGCCACCCCATGGCACGAGCCGCGCAGGACACGGCAGGCTGTCCCGCATGACCGCGACCATCCTCGTCCCCGACGACTCCCGCAGCGACGACCGGCTGCCGCCCGTACGACCCGTGTTCGCCGCGGCGACGGTGCGCGAGATGACGTACCTCTTGACCAACCTTCCAATGACGATCATCGGATTTGTTTACGTAGTTGTCATGATTGGCGTCGCGGGCGCGCTGTCCGTGACCGCAGTCGGTCTGCCCCTGCTCGCATTCGGTCTGCTCGGGTCACGGCAGCTGGGCAAGCTCGAACGGGCGCGGGCCCGCGTACTGCTCGGCGTCCGCGTCGACGAGCCGACGCCTATCCCGGCGCGCGGGGGTTTCGCGGGCCTCCTCCCCTGGCTGTGGACGAGCCTGAAGGACCCGGTGGCCTGGCGGACCGTGCTGTACGACGCGATCCGGCTGCCCTGGGGCGTGCTCTGCTTCGCGGTGGTGACCTGCGGGGTGTTCGTCGCCTGGCCGGTGCTGCCGTACGTGATGCGGGGGATGACGCAGCTGGACCGGGCGATGGTGCGCGGGCTGCTCTCGCCGTCGGACGAGCTGGAACGGCGCATCGCGGAGCTGGAGTCGGACCGGGGCGTGGTCGTGGACACCGCCGCCGCCGACCTGCGCCGCATCGAACGCGACCTGCACGACGGCGCGCAGGCCCGGCTGGTCGCACTCGCGATGGGGCTGGGCA
It contains:
- a CDS encoding NADH-quinone oxidoreductase subunit J family protein; this encodes MSAFTLAATAGPGFLSPTGVEIAFVLVGIATLGAALVTVTTKQLVHAALWLVMALGGIAVEYVLLTAEFIAWVQVLIYVGSVVVLLLFGLMLTKAPIGRSPDADSGNRPAALAVALPAAGALVWVVVDAFRTTWIDLDGPAQGSTKVTGEILFRHWVLPFEALSVLLLAALVGAIVLSRKSPATDGSGKEQR
- a CDS encoding NuoI/complex I 23 kDa subunit family protein — translated: MMPIPGSGLAKGLAVTLRTMTKRSHTAQYPDVQPELPPRSRGVIGLFEENCTVCMLCARECPDWCIYIDSHKETVPAAAPGGRERSRNVLDRFAIDFSLCMYCGICIEVCPFDALFWSPEFEYAETDILELTHERDKLREWMWTVPAPPALDPAAEEPKEIAAARKTAEKLEAAAAAAAAAAAVQPEARPEARPEAQREAQPGSRPEASPGTTRAATPAEPQAETPPASPPESPSGSAPEGGADR
- a CDS encoding complex I subunit 1/NuoH family protein, whose amino-acid sequence is MNDVLDVALRLIVVFVVFLVLPLVIGQTEHKVMAHMQGRLGPMYAGGFHGWAQLVADGVKFAQKEDIVPANADRRIFQLAPAVALLPYLLVLLVIPIGPGEGAVGEVVDAGVFFALAVMGVGVLGSLMAGWASANKFSLLGGLRTAAQLLAYELPMLLAAASVAMAAGTVSLPGIVEAFEWWWLPWQIVGALVFFTAGLAELQRPPFDMPVADSEIIFGAYTEYTGLRFALFLLAEYAGIVILCGLTTVLFLGGWHGPFGGDGLGWVWTLLKVAILAFGVIWLRVTYPRLREDQLQKLAWTTLIPLALAQIALTGIVKVAIG
- a CDS encoding NADH-quinone oxidoreductase subunit C, with protein sequence MNQYDELPGNVTEIFGVEATAESAYDLLTVDVPVGSWIAALEIARDKLGCTYFDWLSAVDEPGTGFRVCAHVAALEGGRVRRLLLRTTVPHSAPSLPTAIPVYAGAAWHERETYEMFGVTFTDHPNLVPLLLPENFEGHPLRKDFVLAARVAKAWPGAKEPGEGADHGGPKRRQMLPPGVPDPNDWGPMKGQLPPAPARPARTPRAAGDAPARRTPRAAAEGAPAAEGAPAAEGAPAAEGAPAAEGAPARTPRAAAAEGTPPRRTPRAAAAEGTPGATAAEGTTTAEGAPARRSRTTADGSASQAAPATESAAATESAAATESGPATESAPGTESGPSTEAAPSVPTTPDAAGAPATPAARPPRRSRSAADGSASQAAPAPAAQPARPAPRSADAPWHHARPAYDAPTPAEATEPAPPPAAEAAPAAERPAPAAPAAETASPAAPAAEPEAEPAVEPASPAETEPAPGQDEAAAAPETSAPRRPKAAPAAPADADSDTGTDSDTGTDSDTGTGTDPHPEPDTGGTA
- a CDS encoding NADH-quinone oxidoreductase subunit B, producing the protein MDVTPELLPEPKRLGVLSRLAPEPMKVVLNWGRRYSLWVFNFGLACCAIEFIAASMARHDFIRLGVIPFAPGPRQADLMIVSGTVTDKMAPAVKRLYEQMPEPKYVISFGACSNCGGPYWDSYSVTKGVDQIIPVDVYVPGCPPRPEALLQGILKLQEKIARESLEERYSSATPSVAALTSGLVTPPPPPGGSAGSAAPAGSAGSAEPSAAAAEAAPSADDDQAPSAGDTPGENRP
- a CDS encoding NADH-quinone oxidoreductase subunit A: MPDDPTVSTVTVLAAEYFRSYSVVGVLAVIGVLFVAVAFGAGRLLRPMVPTPEKLLTYECGVDPVGEGWAHTQVRYYVYAFLYVIFAVDSIFLFPWATVFAAAGYGATTLVEMFIFLGFLAVGLLYAWKKGVLEWT
- a CDS encoding sensor histidine kinase — encoded protein: MTATILVPDDSRSDDRLPPVRPVFAAATVREMTYLLTNLPMTIIGFVYVVVMIGVAGALSVTAVGLPLLAFGLLGSRQLGKLERARARVLLGVRVDEPTPIPARGGFAGLLPWLWTSLKDPVAWRTVLYDAIRLPWGVLCFAVVTCGVFVAWPVLPYVMRGMTQLDRAMVRGLLSPSDELERRIAELESDRGVVVDTAAADLRRIERDLHDGAQARLVALAMGLGMAKEKLLEDPDAAARMVDEAHGEVKIALQELRDLARGIHPAVLTDRGLDAALSAVASRCTVPGGVRVSVDLPARPAEAIEGIAYFTVSELLQNISKHARAGTASVEVWRAGPRVLIRVSDDGRGGARTDRGSGLAGLAERLGAVDGVFFVDSPEGGGTVVTAELPWRDRPAVRA